The region CCTTCTCCATTTTGATTCTCGTCCTACTATTTAAGCCCGAAGGCCTATTTGGAGCGAATCGCAGTGAAAAAGTCTAATGGTTTAGGCACGACTTTCAAAGGCCTTACTCCCTGGATGCTCGCTGTCGTGGCCGTCGTATCGTGCGACTATTTTTTCAGTGACCTGATCGGTCCATATCCGTTTTCGATCATTATGTTCGCTGGTATCAATATAGTTTTGGCCGTTAGTCTTAACTTGGTTAATGGATTTACCGGTCAGTTCTCAATGGGGCACGCCGGCTTCATGGCGGTGGGCGCCTACGTAAGTGGAGCCATCACGACAGTTTTAGTGAGTGAGTCACATCCCCAACTTCTCGAAGGAGTTATGGGAAACTTCGTATTCGCAGGTGCACTTTTAGCTGGCGGACTTGCTGCTGCCATAGTGGGATACATAGTTGGTTTGCCATCTTTAAGACTCAGAGGCGATTATTTGGCAATTGTGACTCTGGGTTTTGGTGAGATTATCCGAGTCGTATTCTTGAATATTGAAGTAACAGGGGGAGCACGTGGACTAGCCGGCATTCCCTTGCTGGCCAATCTCAGCTGGGTCTATGTCATAGTTATTTTGACCGTATTCTGTATATCGCGTGTAGTGAGCTCGGCTCACGGCAGGGCACTACTTTCTGTGCGAGAAGACGAGATCGCTGCTGAGTCAATGGGCGTTAATACAACTCAAGCAAAAGTAAGAGCCTTTGTACTCGGATCTTTTTTCGCTGGCCTTGCTGGAGGCCTATTCGCTCATAACTTTCAGTACATTAATCCGCAAGTTTTTGATTTCAATAGAAGCTTTGAAGTTATCATTATGGTTGTACTCGGCGGCATGGGGAGCATTTCTGGCTCTATACTTTCTGCCGTGTTTCTAACTGTTCTCAGAGAGTTGCTAAGAAGTTTGCAAGAGATTACTCAAGTAGATTATCGCATGATCATTTACTCACTTATTTTAATAATCATGATGCTCACGCGGCCAAACGGACTTTTTGGAACAAAGGAAGTTTGGGAATATCTCCCTGGTTTTAAAAAGCGTAAAGAATCTAATGTGCCTCCTGCAGAAGGAGCAACTCCGTAATGGCTTTTGCGCTGGAAGCAAAGAATTTGACCATTCGATTTGGGGGCTTGACCGCAGTCGATCAACTCAATTTGCAGATTCCTGAACAATCACTTTTTGGGCTCATTGGCCCGAATGGCGCCGGAAAAACCACAGTCTTCAATATGCTAACTGGAGTTTACCAGCCCACCGAAGGAGAAATTAAGGCTTACAGCGAGAACATTGTAGGGCTTCGGCCATATGAAATAACTCGCAAAGGGCTTGCCCGTACTTTTCAAAACATACGCCTCTTTCGCGATCTAACCGTCATCGAAAATGTACTTATCGCCATTGATTCTAACAGTCTGTTTGAAAAGCACGGATTTCTCGCTACAGTTGTGCGATCCCCTGCTGTACTCGCCACCGAAACCGAAAAAATTAAAAAAGCCTTTAGGTATTTGGCTGTCATGGGGCTTGTACACAAGTCTCATGTGCAAGCGAGAAATCTA is a window of Bdellovibrionales bacterium CG10_big_fil_rev_8_21_14_0_10_45_34 DNA encoding:
- a CDS encoding branched-chain amino acid ABC transporter permease, producing MLAVVAVVSCDYFFSDLIGPYPFSIIMFAGINIVLAVSLNLVNGFTGQFSMGHAGFMAVGAYVSGAITTVLVSESHPQLLEGVMGNFVFAGALLAGGLAAAIVGYIVGLPSLRLRGDYLAIVTLGFGEIIRVVFLNIEVTGGARGLAGIPLLANLSWVYVIVILTVFCISRVVSSAHGRALLSVREDEIAAESMGVNTTQAKVRAFVLGSFFAGLAGGLFAHNFQYINPQVFDFNRSFEVIIMVVLGGMGSISGSILSAVFLTVLRELLRSLQEITQVDYRMIIYSLILIIMMLTRPNGLFGTKEVWEYLPGFKKRKESNVPPAEGATP
- the livG gene encoding high-affinity branched-chain amino acid ABC transporter ATP-binding protein LivG (Part of the ABC transporter complexes LivFGHMJ and LivFGHMK involved in the high-affinity transport of branched-chain amino acids; LivFGHMK is specific for the transport of leucine, while LivFGHMJ is a transporter for leucine, isoleucine, and valine) — encoded protein: MAFALEAKNLTIRFGGLTAVDQLNLQIPEQSLFGLIGPNGAGKTTVFNMLTGVYQPTEGEIKAYSENIVGLRPYEITRKGLARTFQNIRLFRDLTVIENVLIAIDSNSLFEKHGFLATVVRSPAVLATETEKIKKAFRYLAVMGLVHKSHVQARNLPYGDQRRLEMARALATGAKFLLLDEPAAGLNPNETAALMKSIIGLRDEFGVTILLIEHDMKLVMGICERIAVLDYGVKIAEGTPKQIQSDEKVIEAYLGKGASDAAH